Proteins encoded by one window of Vigna radiata var. radiata cultivar VC1973A chromosome 5, Vradiata_ver6, whole genome shotgun sequence:
- the LOC106759923 gene encoding probable 2-oxoglutarate-dependent dioxygenase AOP1: protein MEMACENEVMVLPCFDFCKGGVTLEEGSEEWKEMSMKVREACENDGFFLLRCDDEVKSIEELFKSVKTLFHLPQQTKQQHIIPKPFSSFNIHKFMNTVKECFAVDDVLLSTSVETFTNLMWPQGNPNFCEVLKGMSLKMTEISSLVLKMIVEGYDLPQHYISDVENMKSCTQIRLNMYNTDANKXASNGHTDKNTLTVLCQNEVQGLQMLSKSGKWVDVEISQNCFVVIVGDALKAWSNGRLHAATHRVMMNGEKERFTFGAFVAPKDEMKIEVPRGLVDDKIHPLRYRPFNYGEFFNFFASTRNHNAVDVFAGL from the exons AGAAGGGAGTGAAGAGTGGAAAGAGATGAGTATGAAAGTGAGAGAAGCATGTGAGAATGATGGTTTCTTCCTCTTGAGGTGTGATGATGAGGTCAAATCCATTGAAGAGCTGTTTAAGAGTgtcaaaacattatttcattTGCCTCAGCAAACAAAGCAACAACACATAATTCCAAAGCCTTTCAGTAGCTTCAACATCCATAAGTTTATGAACACTGTCAAAGAATGCTTTGCAGTCGATGATGTTCTTCTCTCAACATCAGTTGAGACCTTCACCAACCTCATGTGGCCTCAAGGAAATCCAAATTTCTg TGAGGTACTAAAGGGTATGAGCTTAAAGATGACAGAAATAAGTTCACTAGTCTTGAAAATGATTGTGGAGGGCTATGACCTTCCCCAACATTACATTTCAGATGTTGAAAACATGAAGAGTTGTACCCAGATACGATTGAACATGTACAATACTGATGCAAACAAGGNTGCCTCCAATGGTCACACTGACAAAAACACCTTAACCGTTTTGTGTCAAAATGAAGTTCAGGGTTTGCAGATGCTATCCAAATCAGGCAAATGGGTTGACGTAGAAATATCCCAGAATTGCTTTGTGGTTATTGTTGGTGATGCACTGAAG GCATGGAGCAACGGAAGACTTCACGCAGCAACACATAGAGTGATGATGAatggagagaaagagagattcaCTTTTGGAGCTTTTGTGGCACCAAAAGACGAGATGAAAATTGAGGTGCCACGTGGGTTGGTTGATGACAAAATTCATCCTCTTCGTTATCGTCCATTTAATTATGgagaatttttcaatttctttgctTCAACTCGCAACCATAATGCAGTTGATGTGTTTGCTGGTCTTTGA